The segment TACTGTCCAGTGTTGGACAGAATGCAGACATTATTTTACACATGAAATACATAGTTATATAcatagctctctctctcacacacacacacacacacacacaaacactactgCTCCTGACCTCTTGTTTAAAGCAGGCCAGCtgctcctctcttctctcctgAAGTCGCCTTCTCTCAGtctgcagctccagctccaaCTCCTCCCTCAGCTTCTCCAGCTCTCGTCTCCTCTGCGCATCCAGCCTGTCTCGTTCTACCTGCCGGTCAATTTCCAGGGCTTCACGGAGCTCCCTTAGCCTGGTCTCACTTTCCTCCCTGACAGAACAGACGTGAGGGTGTCTAGAGTCTGTGCTGCTTTAGTGTGTTGGTGAACAACGCAGAAGTAGTGAAGAAGTGGGTCTTACCTGAGAATGCGGTGCTGGACCTCCCTCTCCCTCAGAGTGCTGTCTCTTAGCTCCTGGAGCTTTCGCTCGGACTCCAAACTCAGGTTAGCTTCCTCTTCATGTCTTACTTTCTGAAGATGCAGCCTCAAGGACCTTAAATCAAGAGTCATAGAGGTATAATTAATTAAAGggatattctctctctctcattgcACAATATTAATAAAGGAAACTTTGATTCAACATATTTACTAATCATACTTACAGAAAAGTTCAAGAAGATACTGATCTTAAGGAATACACTCAAAATAAGACAAATCATTACAAAGGTGAACCTTTCTAACTAAAGGGACTAACCTAATTTTCTCCTCGTTCTCTTCCTTCAGcttctgctcctcctcttcctcctccttcatcaACTCCTCTCTTAGGTGGAGCAatctcctctctctttcctgTTGGGCCTTTAGCTTCTCCTCCTCTAGTTCTACTTcactctcctcttcttctctccttctctcttgcTGCAAATGCCATATTCTCCCTTtatcctcttttctttttctctcatcttctttcctttttctttcctcaGCCATTCTCTTCAgctcctcttcttttctctcaaGCTCTTCTTCCTGTCTTTTAATATATTCTTCCTTTCTATTAAGCTCATCTTGTATcttgtttctttcttcctcttgcattttctttctgtcctcctccctccttctctcatCCTCTTCttgccttttcttttcctcctcttccttaaattcttcctcttttctcctcttttgATCCTCTTCTAACCAgttctttctctcctcttccttccttatttcttcctcttcttttcgTTTCCTCTCATTCTCTTCCTTTTTTGTCCGCTCTTCTTCTTTCCTCTTCTTGTCATCCTCCTCATTtctcctcttctgctcctccttttcttcctcttctttggCATGAGCACTGCGCACCAGTCTCCCTCTGGAGGTCTCAGGCCTCTTGTCCAGATAGTTCATCCTGGTCTTCAGcatgtctccatggagaccAGGTATGGGAgaatgggaggaggaggaaaaggatATGTCAGGGGTGCCAACTTCTAATTGCAGCTTGTCCTCAGCAGGTAAGAGTTCTGTGTCTGCAGCCAACAGTCCCCTGCAGATAACCAGCAAGTTCCTCAGCATCAATACAGAATTCAGCAATTCAGcattcactgaaaatgtatgaTTCTCTCGACCATAGAACATAacctttttatttgtctttatgGTTTATAAGTAGAAGCAGAAAAGCAATAGCGAATTCCCGCAGCCCCGAGAGCAGGCCCTGCAAATTTCTCTGTGCCTGTTTCAGCTGTGTTTTATCTCTCCTGAGCAGACTGTTTATATCCTGTTTGGTGGCTGGTTCAAACCAGACTGTGTTGGAGGAGCACAGGATAGATTTGAGAACTGCACTAAAAACTTCTGTAGAAAATACTACactaaaaaaatacttttttgtaacATTTCAAATTATTAGGAAAAAACAAACCCACTCATGCAAATTCTGGTTTAACATTAGACAAtacacaatgagattttttttccccactaacATGTCAGTAGCCTCTGCCCTTCTTTTCCTCTCCATCACAGGATCATCCAGCTTGAGTATTTgcactttgtcattttcatcttctttttccTAGAGTATGTCCAGAAAGCAACATCATTAAAGCAtgggaaatatatatatggtaaAAGGTGCCAGAGAGAATATCTTACCACAGGAGATGCACTTGCAGACAGATCTTTAAGGTCAAGTATATTCTCCGAAAATTTGGACCGGAAGAGACCCTAAAGAGACAAAATGTtcagaatatttatatatatataaaaaaaaaaaacgttttagtTGCACAATGAATGTAAACACTTACACTGGCATCATGGGATGATGAGGCCTCTTCTATATGTTCACTGGCTTCAGTGTCCTGCAGCAGAAAGGTACACAGATTTCAACACAAAGGAAAACCACCTTATTTCACCAGGGTTTATTCTTCTGGTTTGAGTGGCACGCcctcacacaaaacacacaaaaacccacTCATGCTTCTAATTATGAGCCAACATGCCATGGCCTCAACTCGTTTTACACCGACAGTATTGTTGACCATGTCTGCCAGACtaggacacacacagaagccAGAAGATAAGAAGCTTGCagaggagggagagacagaaggaaGAGCACCTTCAAATCCAATTCTTAGGGGCAAAGGTCCTACAAGGGACATATGATTGAGAAACAATTCAAAGCTGCACAGTCTTATGTCTGGAAGACACATTCTGCATATTTTCCTACAAAAaggataaaaatgtttaaattcaaTGTGCATAAATTGATCTTAAATCTGTTCTGGGTGCAAAGGCTGTGCAGCTGAAAGCACTCTGGTAGTAGGAGGGAATTAAAGCCTGAGTATCACCAACAGCACTTAACAGAATCTCTTGGGCCCCTAAGGGTGTGGATCAAGTCTGTCTGCTTCCAGAAGGGACTGAACTTGCAGCAGAGTTACATCACCACACGTGCAGGGGAGGGGAGCAGTGCCTATGGAGCCCTACCTCAATGAGGCCAGGGTCCCAGTGTGGTACAGGCATTTTTCTCAAGCACCCCATCCTGTGAAGGGACTTCAGAGGTGGCAACGTCTTCGGGTGCTCTCCTCTCAAAGAAACCGGGCTCTCGACCCTTTTGTCAACTACACCTTCATCTTCATTCATGGAAAGCATGCTTTGCTGGAAGCCTTtgtctttgatttttttattttccttctcAAATACTTGGTCCAGGTCCTTGTGTCCTCTGAAGACATCTGTTCCCTCAACCTCAGCAAtattttcctcctcttcattAGTCTCTTCTATGCTCTGCTTACACCTCTCCACCACTTCCTCAGAGCTGTCATCATCGTATTTTGGAGTTGTTTTGATGCACATATGTTCCTGGTCAATCCTCTCTGCAGTTTTCTTTACTGGACCCTGGATTATCACCACTCCTTCTTCACTCTCAGCTTCCCCTTCATCCTTGCCTGATTCAACTTCCTCAATGTCCTCTTCTTCCACCTCTGATCCTCCCTCAGTTTTGTCATCATTGCCTTCTTTCTGAATCTCCTCCTCACTTTTTAAGCATCTTTCCACAACCTCATCACTCTCTTCACTTCCACCTACATTTTCATCACTTTCAACACATCTCTCAGTGGCTTCTTTACTCTCCCCACAACCTTCTtcatttagtacattttttcctaaatttctACCTTCACCTTCCTCCTCACTTTTTAAGCATCTTTCCACAACCTCATCACTCTCTTCACTTCCACCTgcattttcatcactttcccCACAACCTTCTtcatttagtacattttttcctaaatttctACCTTCACCTTCCTCCTCACTTTTTAAGCATCTTTCCACAACCTCATCACTCTCTTCACTTCCACCTgcattttcatcactttcccCACAACCTTCTtcatttagtacattttttcctaaatttctACCTTCACCTTCCTCCTCACTTTTTAAGCATTTTTCCACAACCTCATCACTCTCCCCACAACCTTCTtcattttttcctaaatttctACCTTCACCTTCCTCCTCACTTTTTAAGCATCtttccacaacctcaaaactcTCTTCACTTCCACCTGCATTTTCACTCTCCCCACAACCTTCTtcattttttcctaaatttctACCTTCACCTTCCTCCTCACTTTTTAAGCATCTTTCCACTACGTCATCACTCTCTTCACTTCCACCTACATTTTCATCACTCTCCACACATCTCTCAGTGGCTTCTTTCCTCACCCCACTACTTTCTtcatttagtaatttttttcctaaatGGCTGCCTTCACCTTCCACATCACCTTTCACACACTTTTCAAAAACATCACTCTCACAGTCTTCTTCTTTGACCATTTCCTCACTTTTTTCAGTACTACTCATTATTTTTCCAGCTTCTTCAtgattctcttctttttcctccacctcttcttcttctacacACTCCTCAATCTCATCCTCTACTTCCTCTTTCTCACTACTTTCAGAAACATCTGCAACATTACTGTTTTCTTCACAATTTTCAGCTTCGTCTTTAACGTTCATGGTATTCTTAATGGCTACACCATCACACTCCTTGTCAGATTTTATCCACCTCTCTGCAAACTCTTCTCTCTCGCCACTGCTCTCACCCCCACCAACCTGTTCATTCTTAGTCCTGTCACTGTCTGCTGTCCTCTTCCACTCATCCCCTTCACTTTGAGTACTTTTTTTGACTACCCCATTCCCTTCTTCACTTTGACTGAATTCATCAGATGTCTCTTCCCTCCCATCATCCAGTTGCACTCCCTCCTCAACACTTAATCTGCATCTTTCCaggacttcactttcttcttcatcttcctcctttATGCTTTCTCCTTCTGCACTTTGAGACCGAACTCTCTCATCACTGCAACCTTTCCCCCCTCCTCTTGAATATATAGCTACGACCTCATCGCTGTCATCCTCCCCTCTCTGCTCACTTCCAGTTTCCTCCATTCTATCTATTacttcatcatcttcttctgaACATTGTTTGCCCTTTCTTGcttcattttcctgtttttcctttttgcaaCCCTTGTCTCCATCCCTTCCAGGCTGTGACTCAGCAGCCAAATCATCCTCTTCTGCAATGCCTTTTtcgtcctcatcctcctctgcaACACTTtcctcattttcatttccttctTCTTTACTGTTGAGTTGGAGGTCAGGTGATGGTGGGAATACACCAGTGCTACTGCAGTCCCTGTTGCCCCCATGTAGAGATGAGTGCAGGTGTCGCCCATGCAGAGAGTCCTTTAGATTAAGATGGGGATGTGGGAGAAGGGAAGAGTGTCACAGTGTCCAAAAGGAAAAGGAACACGTGCAAAGACACAAACGTCCCCAAGAAGATTTAATGGATAGAAAAGAaggaacaaaataaagaaagagagaaagagagacagatggGGTGAAGGTGTGGGGATAAACAAAAAGGAGAGGGATTAAGCTGCATGCAAACCATGCAAACCACTCACGCATTCCATAGGCAGAACTCATGAAGAGAAGAACAGCCATGTTAACGAAACACAGAGAAGTAGGACAGTTAGAACCAGGACAGTAAATTGTTATAACAGAGGGTGAACTAAGGCCAAAGGATTTCATACTGCAAAGCAGTAACAGTGACAATATGAGGACAGGAAGACAAACAAGAAAACACAATAGCAACCAGATCCATAGGACAGATTCCATTTACACAACAACTAGACAACCACATACAGAATAAAGACACAAAAGACAAACACTCCTTTACTTCGAGAGTCGAGAGATGTTCAGAGAGATTGCAAGAGCACAAGTCATTCCACACATTAAATTCACCCTTTATCAGCACATTTGAATGACATTAAATACTACATATTTTATAGCAATGACACTCTTAAGATTTGATTTAGCTTTTGAGCAAACCAGCACTGAGgaggaacaaaaaacaaacaaaaaaaaaaagcaatgtgtGACAGGTACCTGAGAGGGAGGTTCTGGGCTGTGTTCCCCAGACAGAGCCAGGTCCTGTAGTTCAGGCTCAGTCCTTTCTTCTGGAGgtggggtgccactgagttcACTATCCTAAAGTACACAAATGACTGCTTTTACATGTCAGAGGAACAAAGAATTAAACCTAATTAAAAATTTATATAATTCAGTAGTAGCTAGTAGTGTGGTAGTACCCCAAAATGCTGCTCCAAAGACAGTGAATACTGGTTAGAAATCAATCTCAAcgtatattaataaaaaaaaaaaaaaagtaaatatttgtACATAAGATGTCCAGTCATTTAAACAAGTACCTCATAGTGGATGCCTCCACCAAGATCGTCCAAGTCAAGGTGCAGGTTGTGCATCAAATGAGCTGTTCCACGTGGACTCTGTGAGCACATATTTAGATGAAAAAGTGTTacaaatactaataataaatgcTCAATATCTGCAAACACGtcgataaaaaataaagtgtgtaAGGCACACCACAAAGCACATTTATAAAATTAGAATTACACGGGCAGAGGGCTACCTCATCCTCAGAAGCCTTGTCTTCATCCTCAAAGCCAGGTAAAGAAAATGTCACCTGCTCCCCCTGTTTTCCTCCAAGCATAGATAACCCAGCACTGGACAAAGCGCCCTGTACAGGTACATGAGCAAACCTAAACTCCCTTCTACATGCAGCCTTTCACTCCATGCATTCGGTCCCATTATTTGGATTCCGTACATACCGGCGCAGAGCTCTTCAGAGGCTCCAATCCCCCCGAGCTGCTATGAGATGCCCGCAGAGTTAGAACTGGAGCATCAGCTCCCAAACCCCGGAGGGGGGCAAGGGAACCCAGGGAGGCTTGCAGAGGAGCAAGACCTGAACTCAGTGACTGACAGAAAGAGAACAATGCACAGAAAAGATACAACTGAATCCCTTGTCTATAGTATGATTTAGggatgttagaaaatattgacaCAGCAATACTGCAGTATTTTAAGTGGTGATATTGCATCAAAACCTCGTACATCAAATGCCACTATAATTGAGCTTTTTCTTTAGtgtggtcagcagagatgagaatcagtgtGCAattacaacctccactcctgtagatggcgctgtacagctgagTACTTTAATTTACTTGGCATTttaggcagagtgaaatcgctAAACATGACAGACCGCATCTTGTActtcagctcttttttttttttttacattttcagtgaactgtagaatatcactatatatatatatatatatatatatatatatacacacacacacacacacacacacacacacacacacacacacacacacacacacacacgacctgTGTAGCGTGATACGTAtcgtatcatgagatccttaCCAATAAACACCCCTAGTCTCATTTTAAGTAAAATACATCTGGGAACAGGATTGAGAATCTGAAACTCGGATGGACTCTTCACTCACACCCACAGGTTTAAGCACTTCAtgctccttcttcttctccttcttttccttcttctccttcttgtctttcttcttctttttgtccTTGTCCTTTTTGGCTGAAGAAGCAGTGGTAGACTTGGATGGGCGGGCCTGGATACGGTCTCTTTCCTGCTTCACTAACTGGCGGTACTGTTCATCACATGGATGGTCCCAAGTGGACTGGCCAGATGCAAAGTTAAAGTAGTACAAATCCCCTGTCACGTCCTGGCTGCAAAATGTTTGAGAGACATGGGGGGTAGAATGTTTTGTACTGAATGTATTAAACATGGATGTCAGAAATCTACAAAATACAATCATCTCTTCAATACCAGGGTTTCCATTCATTGGGTAAAGGGGCAACAATACCCTCCCTGGCCAACCACAGCAGCTCTGGCTCTTCATCGGGGTCAATCCCAATCTCTCGTGCATATTCATGGATTTCTGTTACAGATGGCAAAGAATGGAAAATGTGAGAATTTTTACACAATCAAGTCTGGGATTACAAATAGAATATCCAATGGTACAATGACATGCATGAAGCTCTCCGAGCAATGATGGCACCTTGTTCAGAAGGGATGTAGTTCTCATCATAATCTTCCTCAAGTATCAACTGATCTCCAatctggagagcagctgcacTCATGGCTGCTGCGCAGAAGAGATTGAAGTGAGTGCATGCGCAATGCTACGACAATTCAAAACCCATTTAAACCTAAACCCCGCCCCGGGCAAATCTCCTTAACGTTATCGTACGTACAAGGCATCGTTAATGATCTGGACGTCACATAACCCAGCTACCGattctagtgggtaacacactcgcctatgaaccagaagtcccaggttcaaatcccacttactaacattgtgtccctgagcaagacacttaacatgagtgtctccagggggactgtccctgtaactactgattttaagtcgctctggatacgggcgtctgataaatgctttaaatgtaaatattgtactaTTTAATTACATGCTGGGAAGCGTTACAACAAGCAGTAACAACAATTGTTTTCGCGGAAACAGCATGGCTTGCAACGTAAGTTGAA is part of the Denticeps clupeoides chromosome 19, fDenClu1.1, whole genome shotgun sequence genome and harbors:
- the cep164 gene encoding centrosomal protein of 164 kDa isoform X6 produces the protein MSAAALQIGDQLILEEDYDENYIPSEQEIHEYAREIGIDPDEEPELLWLAREGIVAPLPNEWKPCQDVTGDLYYFNFASGQSTWDHPCDEQYRQLVKQERDRIQARPSKSTTASSAKKDKDKKKKKDKKEKKEKKEKKKEHEVLKPVGSLSSGLAPLQASLGSLAPLRGLGADAPVLTLRASHSSSGGLEPLKSSAPGALSSAGLSMLGGKQGEQVTFSLPGFEDEDKASEDESPRGTAHLMHNLHLDLDDLGGGIHYEDSELSGTPPPEERTEPELQDLALSGEHSPEPPSQDSLHGRHLHSSLHGGNRDCSSTGVFPPSPDLQLNSKEEGNENEESVAEEDEDEKGIAEEDDLAAESQPGRDGDKGCKKEKQENEARKGKQCSEEDDEVIDRMEETGSEQRGEDDSDEVVAIYSRGGGKGCSDERVRSQSAEGESIKEEDEEESEVLERCRLSVEEGVQLDDGREETSDEFSQSEEGNGVVKKSTQSEGDEWKRTADSDRTKNEQVGGGESSGEREEFAERWIKSDKECDGVAIKNTMNVKDEAENCEENSNVADVSESSEKEEVEDEIEECVEEEEVEEKEENHEEAGKIMSSTEKSEEMVKEEDCESDVFEKCVKGDVEGEGSHLGKKLLNEESSGVRKEATERCVESDENVGGSEESDDVVERCLKSEEEGEGRNLGKNEEGCGESENAGGSEESFEVVERCLKSEEEGEGRNLGKNEEGCGESDEVVEKCLKSEEEGEGRNLGKNVLNEEGCGESDENAGGSEESDEVVERCLKSEEEGEGRNLGKNVLNEEGCGESDENAGGSEESDEVVERCLKSEEEGEGRNLGKNVLNEEGCGESKEATERCVESDENVGGSEESDEVVERCLKSEEEIQKEGNDDKTEGGSEVEEEDIEEVESGKDEGEAESEEGVVIIQGPVKKTAERIDQEHMCIKTTPKYDDDSSEEVVERCKQSIEETNEEEENIAEVEGTDVFRGHKDLDQVFEKENKKIKDKGFQQSMLSMNEDEGVVDKRVESPVSLRGEHPKTLPPLKSLHRMGCLRKMPVPHWDPGLIEDTEASEHIEEASSSHDASGLFRSKFSENILDLKDLSASASPVEKEDENDKVQILKLDDPVMERKRRAEATDMGLLAADTELLPAEDKLQLEVGTPDISFSSSSHSPIPGLHGDMLKTRMNYLDKRPETSRGRLVRSAHAKEEEEKEEQKRRNEEDDKKRKEEERTKKEENERKRKEEEEIRKEEERKNWLEEDQKRRKEEEFKEEEEKKRQEEDERRREEDRKKMQEEERNKIQDELNRKEEYIKRQEEELERKEEELKRMAEERKRKEDERKRKEDKGRIWHLQQERRREEEESEVELEEEKLKAQQERERRLLHLREELMKEEEEEEQKLKEENEEKIRSLRLHLQKVRHEEEANLSLESERKLQELRDSTLREREVQHRILREESETRLRELREALEIDRQVERDRLDAQRRRELEKLREELELELQTERRRLQERREEQLACFKQEALSSENQRDVKSPRLEQHLADYQRELGDVLQEMREEVQREHNRKLEQLRDEHRQQLQDIREKHLEEENSQRERLLNSLQEDRERILASNTSQLEKLRDQLDSQLQQNHRTFSQKEAELQKLGEHLEIRSKDLKAQETLLQVQATELMKRRQELLNEEDVLQRETAALPRVMQQRDELQGDLERMKGERDRARDEAERLKAERDRAREENWKLNAEREKLETKVQLLQERCERLSRRVSGLEKREKLPSSSNQTREQTAEEREQKKKDSATPGEQELCLNDLEPPLSPLPQSRGSESGLDE